Proteins found in one candidate division KSB1 bacterium genomic segment:
- a CDS encoding fumarate hydratase: MDKAKFTEQIIELIRRTSAFLPQDVEQVLSLKKKLEAPGSKADFALDLVMQNIGLAKRNSLPICQDTGLLTFYVKCPVGFDQIALQAAIEDAVAQATAKGYLRQNSVDSLTGKNSGTNLGPGSPSFKFVQTYDKHIDIRLIQKGGGCENMSAQYKLPGEFNGKKFGRDLEGVRACILDAVYQAQGKGCSPGFLGVCIGGDRASGYDWAKYQLLREVDDTNSIPELAALESRIMQEANELEIGPMGFGGKMTIGCCKIGLRNRLPASFFVTIAYMCWAYRRRGFVLNQDGDVVEWLYQPVDEFDRPIDFPATFKIPAGDIKTLNTPLSEQEIRSLKVGDIVVLNGTIFTGRDAVHKYLYEGGELDQIRNGVIYHCGPVILKQNGEYKTMAAGPTTSIREEPYQGEIIGKFGIKAVIGKGGMGAKTLSACQNYGAVYLHAIGGAAQIYAQCVKKIPNVYLEQFGSPEAVWEMQVEGFPAVVTMDSHGNSLHKEVQDLSLNKLKQLL, from the coding sequence ATGGATAAGGCAAAATTTACCGAACAAATCATTGAACTTATTCGAAGGACCTCTGCTTTTTTGCCTCAGGATGTGGAACAAGTCTTAAGCCTTAAAAAGAAGCTTGAAGCTCCAGGTTCGAAAGCTGATTTTGCCCTAGATCTTGTCATGCAAAATATAGGATTAGCAAAGCGCAATTCATTGCCAATTTGTCAGGACACTGGGTTATTGACCTTCTATGTGAAATGTCCAGTGGGATTCGATCAAATTGCTCTGCAAGCAGCGATCGAGGATGCGGTGGCACAAGCCACAGCCAAAGGGTATTTGCGGCAGAACTCTGTGGATAGTTTGACTGGGAAGAATTCGGGCACAAATCTTGGGCCGGGCAGCCCGAGCTTTAAATTCGTTCAGACTTACGACAAACATATTGATATCCGTTTGATTCAGAAAGGGGGAGGCTGCGAAAACATGAGCGCGCAATATAAGCTCCCTGGTGAATTCAACGGCAAAAAATTTGGCCGAGATTTGGAGGGGGTTCGCGCCTGCATCCTGGATGCTGTCTATCAGGCTCAGGGGAAAGGGTGTAGCCCTGGTTTCCTTGGAGTTTGTATAGGCGGCGATCGCGCCAGTGGGTACGATTGGGCCAAATATCAACTCCTTCGTGAGGTAGATGATACCAACTCAATCCCTGAGTTAGCTGCCTTGGAATCGCGGATTATGCAAGAGGCCAATGAATTGGAGATCGGTCCAATGGGATTTGGTGGCAAAATGACCATTGGATGCTGCAAGATTGGATTGCGCAATCGCCTGCCAGCATCGTTTTTTGTCACCATCGCCTATATGTGCTGGGCATATCGTCGCCGGGGCTTTGTGCTGAATCAAGATGGCGATGTGGTGGAATGGCTCTATCAGCCTGTTGATGAATTTGATCGGCCGATAGACTTTCCAGCTACCTTCAAAATCCCTGCTGGGGATATTAAAACCCTCAACACGCCTCTCAGCGAGCAAGAAATCAGATCGTTGAAAGTGGGTGACATTGTGGTGTTGAATGGCACTATCTTTACTGGTCGTGATGCTGTGCATAAATATCTTTACGAGGGGGGTGAATTGGACCAGATTCGGAACGGCGTTATCTATCACTGCGGCCCCGTGATTCTCAAACAGAATGGGGAGTACAAGACCATGGCGGCTGGTCCAACCACGTCGATTCGGGAAGAGCCATATCAGGGCGAGATTATTGGCAAATTTGGGATCAAAGCGGTGATTGGCAAAGGAGGGATGGGGGCCAAAACGCTGAGCGCATGCCAAAACTACGGAGCGGTTTATCTCCATGCCATCGGCGGAGCTGCCCAAATCTATGCCCAATGCGTGAAAAAAATCCCCAATGTCTACTTGGAGCAATTCGGCAGCCCAGAAGCAGTTTGGGAAATGCAAGTCGAAGGCTTCCCTGCTGTCGTTACCATGGATTCACATGGAAATTCGCTTCATAAAGAGGTTCAGGATCTCTCGCTCAATAAGCTCAAGCAATTGCTTTAG